The window TgatatgctgctgctgctgcagctttgAGGTATCCACCAATTCTTGCAACGGTTTACTAAAGGCTTAAATACCTCTCCCGTAACCTGTTCGGTCGTGTCCTTGTCCGACTTGAGCAACTTGTGCTTCCGACATATGACATCGcatgttttcgatatttcactttggctgaatgagagatttcgaataaacgtagacattttcgaatcgcaatCCATTGCCGTGGGTGACGAGTGAGAGGAGAGcgttagttttaccacaattagACGGCCTGCTAAAATTGCACTCGCGATATTTGGCAACAAGTTTACATAAGgtttttctatctttctttttccacgcCGAACCATTTTGTCGAAATTTGCGACAGGCAGTTTATCAGGCTGATCTTAAGATCTCATGATGCTAGGTTACCATGACAACGAGAACTAAGATGACAGCATATAAATTCATCCGTGTATAGAACTCTCGTTAGTTGTTTCCCAACTATGAGGAGGTGCACACGAAAGAGGCGCGGTGGTGGTTTGCTAAATAATATCATCGATCATCTTCCTGTTGAATTGCACGTGCCTGGGTATCAGCACTGCGGACCCAGAACGAAATTGACCAAGAGGTTGGCACGTAGTGATCTGGGAATCAATCTGCTGGACGCTGCATGTGAAGACCATGACATTGCATACGCAAGGAATCAAGATATCGCAGCGAGAAATCTTGCCGACAAAGTGCTCGGTAAGAAGGCGTGGAATGGCCAAGGACGCTAGTGTATGGGTGAAAAGGCTGTCATCTGGGGAGTCAGCAACACTATAAAAGCTGAATCTAAGCTTGCAATGGGCTTAGCTGTGAAGCGGTCGAAACTTGGAGCGGCTGCAACAGAGAAATCTACAGCAGGCGGGAAGAGTAAACAGCGAAAGGGAACGGTGAATCTTGAATCCATCATCACAACTGCAAAGGTCGCCATGCAACCGGATCATGAAGCTGTCGACTCGGCGTTAGCGGGTGCTCGTGCGGCCGCGCGTGGGACTGGGAAGAATGTTCGTGTGCCTCGCGTGATACCTgtgcctgataaaattggcTGCATCCTACAGCTCTTCGTTCCAACTCTGGCCAGTCTAAGCGCTACTGGAGCTTTGGCGGGCGGTGCCGCGGGTATAGCTAAAGCGTTCAACGAAGCTAGTATTGCAAACATCGCTTGAACAGAACCAAACGGCACAATGCAACAATGGAGGCGATTGTGCTGGGCAAGGGATTATACCTGAGCCCCTACCGCAGCGGCATGGGTCCGTATTTACGACCGGCAAAAAACTAGCAAAGCTACCACACAGAGTTCTCACCGACATTAATTTACTCAAATAtgctaaaaatatataaatttcacattttcgtgGCGTTTTCATGCGAAATGATCTACCGAAATCAGGGCCAAAAATGCGAGAATCtgcaattattaatcttgacAATAAAAACGGTTCAGGGACACATTGAGTTGCGTATAAGAAAAATCGCGATCACGTTGTGTATTTCGATAgtttcggtgatttgaaaCAACCTACGGATCTGATGAAgtatctcggtgttggtagcgtAAAATACAATCATAAGAGGTATCAAGAATATGATACTGTGATTTGCGGCCACTCGTGactcaaatttctcagcgGACAGTCATGAAAAGACAAGTGTCACATGAGCAAGCATTTCTCATGTcggaatcgttgacgttaacaCTGTCAGGTACATCCTCTGTACTGGAGGCTCAATATTTCCCCCCAGTTGATTTATTACCGGAGAAAAACTATGTTCTCGGACTCATCGTATTcctgacattcaattcaatactCCATATTCATGAGacgtaaaataaattctaCCTGAAACAAGCGGACAACAGCAGAGAGGTCATCACGATACACACGGGAAGCTATAAAATtaaggatattgaaaattttctgcgtAAGGAGCTACCCGCCGATATCACCCTTAGTCTGAGAGTCAACGACAACGAGCTGAGCAGTGAAGTCATGTGCAATCAAGTCGTAGACTTCAAACCCAAAGGTTCTATCGGTCGATTATTGGGATTTAAAGCGGTTGAGCTAGCACGAGAAGCTACGCATAAATCAGAATTACCGGTAGCCATACTGATGGTTGATATTTTACGCGTTAAGTGCAACATAACCACAGGGGCGTACATAAACGAGCGTCAAGCTCAcacgattcacgaattttgCCCAACCATTTTATCAGGATATAAGATTGTCAAAATGCTTGGCAACGTCATTTACCTACCAATCGCCGTACAGTCGATACATCATTTACAGCTGAGAATAGTCGATCGAGACGACGAGCTGATTGATTTTCGCGGCGAAACGATAACCGTGTGTTTACATATGTAATCACTAAAATGATGGGAATCGTGTTTGAGACGAAAAAGTTGGgcaaaatttataaaagtgAGCCGTCATTGTCAAAAATCATTAGTCGCCCCGCACCTTTGACAACGCTTACATCCCGAACGAGGCTCTGAACGTTCGGTTTCTTCAGAGCCTAAGCCTTCTATTAtgtggaaattttggaaaataagaatttgtATTCACTGGATCCTGTGCGTGTTACCATGGAAGAAATGACAAGAATACAGAAACCTGTggtattcgacgaatcgattgcgcactctgagattcatgctcatcagacgtttgcatcatccaccttccaaaataacgatgaaatccatattgttgttCAACATCAAGACTTGTGCCTACTGCCCAATCAAAGCTCTCTCCACATTCacggaaaaatcacaaagggTGATGGTGTGATTGCGGTGACGActacgaaattgatcaatatggctATTTGCCATTTGTTTGAAGGAGTTCACTACAAGTTGAACGGTGTGGACATcaatcggaataaaaatgttggtaCCACCAGCGTTATGAAGGGACACTTATCCTTGAGACCGGGCAGTAATATAGTCTGGAAAATACCGGTTAGTTGAGTGATGAACCGAACTAACTGATGCTTCTGGAAATTTAAACGTTGTTCTACCGGTGAATTATATACTGGGCTTCGCCGAAGATTATTGTCGAGTCATCGTCAATGCTAAACACGAGTTGATTTTTACACGTTCCAACACCGATTTGAATACTGTGATTCAGACCCTGCCCAtggaaaactttaaaattaccCTGAATAAAATCGAGGAGTTGCTGCCATACATCAAACTGGCTGATAAACCGAAAATCTAACTGCCGAACTACATGCCCAAGGACCCGgccatatccatgagttttcgttcttgggaaacgtacgtgtatccgaTGCTTCCGTCAACGACCCGACATGTGTGGGCGGTCAAAATATCGACCCAGTTAGAGGAGCCGAGATATGTCGTTCTGGGATTCCAAACTCCAAGAATAAACGATCTCCAGAAAAATGCTAGCGAATTTGATCATTGTCGAATCAGAGATGTGaaactcttcctcaactcGCAGTGTTATCCGTATGGAAATTTGAATCTCGATATATCCAATAATCAGtacgccattctctatgaCATGTATGACCAGTTTCAAACGGCCTACTACAACAAAGAAGCCGAACCTTTGTTATCGAAGCGTGAATTCATAGACCAAGCTCCCCTTATCGTTATCGGTTGCTCGAAACAGAATGAATCGTTGAAAACCGGACCGGTGGatattcgattggaatttgaagCGAGCGTAGAATTTCCCGCAAACACTGCAGCCTATTGCATGATCTTGCACGATTGTATCATCGAGTACAGCCCGATTAGTGGCACGGTCAAGGAATTAGTATAAGTCAATTTTAGGATtaaatgtttaattattattgtgcgaatgaagaaaatatgtGGAAGGTTATTTGCTCAATTTAAAATAACATGATCTATTAACATTATTATGT is drawn from Neodiprion fabricii isolate iyNeoFabr1 chromosome 3, iyNeoFabr1.1, whole genome shotgun sequence and contains these coding sequences:
- the LOC124178263 gene encoding uncharacterized protein LOC124178263, which gives rise to MPKDPAISMSFRSWETYVYPMLPSTTRHVWAVKISTQLEEPRYVVLGFQTPRINDLQKNASEFDHCRIRDVKLFLNSQCYPYGNLNLDISNNQYAILYDMYDQFQTAYYNKEAEPLLSKREFIDQAPLIVIGCSKQNESLKTGPVDIRLEFEASVEFPANTAAYCMILHDCIIEYSPISGTVKELV